From Pleurocapsa sp. PCC 7319:
TATGCAAAATAACCTGGCTCGTTTAGACAGCAATCTAACTTTTGAACAGATCACAGATTTGCTTTTAGATCAAACAGGTAATCTTGTCCAAAAGCTAGATTATCCTCAAGATAGTATTTTTTATGAATGGTTAAACGATCAGCTACCACATAATCGTTATTATGACTTTCTTACTTGCTGGTCAGAGCGTTTCTCTAATGACAAAATTCACATCATACTCTTTGAGGAAATGATAGCTAATCCTCAAGCTACGCTAATTAAGTTAGCTGAAAGTTTGGGTATTGACGCTAACTTTTATAAAGAGTTTTATTTCGAACAAAGAACTAAAACTATCGTAATAAAAAATAGATTTGCTCATGAGATGTTACTTAAGCTTGCTCCATATATTGCTACTAGCAAAATTAGAGGTCTATTAAAATCTTTATACATTCAGCTGAATAGCTCTGCTCCGAAGCCTGCTACATCTGAATCTCTAACACGCTTAGATAATTATTTTCAACCTTATAATCAAAAACTGGCGGAAGAATTTAATTTAAATCTTGAAAGTTGGAAGTAAAAAAAGAGTACTCAAACTAATTAAAAAAAGTTAATTCAGGTTCATACTAAGAAAAATAGTTAATTAAGATCAAGTACTAGAAACTTTAGAAGCAGCTAAGTATACTCTATTTCGTATGAGCGAGGCTAATGCGAAATCATAAAAATTTCAATAAGATTATATAGATATGGTCAAACCTAATTTCTTTATTGTCGGTGCGCCTAAATGTGGCACAACAGCCCTTAGCGAATATTTACGAGAACATCCTAATATCTATATGTGTGACCCAAAAGAACCTCACTTTTTTAACTATGATTTTGAGCAGTATCGAGTAGTTAAGACACTGGAAGAATATCTGAGTTTATTTGAAGCTAGCACTTCAGAACATTTTGCTATTGGGGAGGCTTCGGCTCTATATTTATATTCTTCGGTGGCTCTTGAAAAGATACAACAGTTCGACCCTCAAGCAAAGATCATCGTTATGCTTCGTAATCCAGTAGATTTAGCATATTCTTACCATTCTCAGTTATTGTATGCATCCGATGAGAACGAACAAGACTTCGAGCAGGCTTGGCGATTACAGAGTATTAGAAGGAAAGGTAAAAAAATACCTAAACATTGTAGAAATTCTGCTATTCTGCAATATGCTGCTGTAGCCAGGCTAGGGGAGCAAATAGAACGATTATTAGGTATATTTCCTCGTAAACAAGTAGAGATTATTTTTTTTGATGACTTTACCAACTCTACAAAGCAAGTTTACGAAAAAGTTTTGAAATTTCTCGAAGTGCCTGGGGATAATCGCACAGATTTTAGGCGGATAAATCAAAATAAAAGTCATAAACTGAGGGTAATCGGTAATTTTTCCGAAAGACCTCCTGAATTCCTCAACGATCATGTTATGCGAGCCAAAAAAATCTTGGGACTTGAAAGACTTTATATTTTGGATGCTGTCCGTTACTTCAATAACAAAGTTACGACTCGTCAACCTCTTTCTGCTAGTTTTCGTGCTGAGTTAGTAGCCGAATTTGAATCCGATATCAAAAAATTATCTCAATTACTAGATAAAGATTTAAGTCACTGGCTGTTAGAAAAAAGCCCCAAATTAAAAAAATAAAAAATAAATTATAAGTAGAGAGTTTAAGAATTCGGATTTTACTTACGAATGAAAGAAATCCTTATAGAACAAAAACTCATTTTTATAAGGGTTTTAGCGAGTATTTCTTCAGAAAGATTATCAGAAAGATTATTTATATGACTAGTTTTACCCAGCACAAAAATCAGCAAAAAAATACTTTGATGGTTTACTATCAAGGGCAGGGCTATTTCATTCTAGGTGATATTGTAATTGTGGTAGTGTAAATAAACTAGAAAAGTGAGTGAAATAGCGATAATAGAAGCATTCTCTCGAATGCCAGATCGTAGAAGAAAACAGGGAACAAGGCATTCATTACAATTATGTTTGGCTCTGTTTACACTGGGGGTGACAGCAGGCAACCAAGGCTTTCTTGCGCTCGGAGATTGGCTAAAATCGTACAGTGAAGAATTAAAAGAGTTATTTGAAGTCAGAAGAATCCCTTCTTACAGCACAATTAGGAGAGCATTATTAAATTTGGATTACGAGGAGTATTCAGCTAGATTAGCAAGTTTTTTTGAAATCAAACCGTTAGCAGGTGAGACTTTGGCATTGGACGGAAAAGTGTTAAAAGGCTCATACTTACTTTCGTCAGACAACCCTCATTGTGAGCCACACAAGGCAATCACATTAGTTACGGCTTACCTAGTTGAAAGAGGACTAATCCTAAGACCAGAAAAAGTTAAAAACAAGAGTAATGAAATTACCGCAATACCCAAATTTATTGAGGCTTTAGCCGTTGAAGGGGTAGTTTTTGCATTTGATGCAATCAATACACAAAAAAACTATTGAAACAATTATCAATAGCGGAAATCACTATCTTGCTGCTGTCAAAGGAAATCAACCCAAACTAGATCAAGCTGTAAAAACGAAATTTGTCGAACATGACAGTTTTTACAATATTTTTAAAGGTCACGGAAGAATCGAAAAACGCAGAGTTAGTACTGCTTACTTAGATTTGAAGTTGCCTAAATGGTCGAGTATTAAAACGCTCATTAAAGTAGAATCAGAACGCCAACTCAAGTATAAAACGGAGTTTAGTACCAGATACTATATCTCTGATTTGACCGAATCAGCCTTCGAGTTTTATCAAAGAATTCGTGGTTATTGGGGTGTAGAAAATAAAGTTCACTATGTTCGCGATGTTACTCAAGGAGAAGACAAATCTAGAATTCGTACCTTACCATTACCTCAGATTTTAGCGATCGCACGTAACTTAGCTCTCAATTTATATCGAGATTCTGGATTTGACAATATGGCTCAGGCACAACGTAAATGCCAATTCAGTTTAAAACAGATTGCTTCTCTTTTTAGAATGAAATAGCCCTGCTATCAAGGGTTGCTGGCAGTGATAGCCGTATTAGTTTTTTTTACAAAGTTGAGTATTTATTTGCAATATATTGGTATCGGAATACCCTTATTATGGCTGATTGGTTTTCTATTTATTTCTATTCCAGTATTAATAACAATTCCTAATAGGTTAAAGTACATACCTATTTCTATTGTGGTTTGGTGTGCAGCATATTTGGCAATCCCTTTGATTTCAATTTTGATCTTTCCACATATTACCAATTTGCAATTTATGGAAGATCGAATTAGGTCAATCGTAGTGTTGCTCCTAATGTCAGTGATTTTTTCTCAACATTTGTTAGTTTTAAGATGGACTAAACTAACAATTTTATTAGTAACGCTCAGCAATGTTTGTATGTTCATTTATGAATTCTTCAATCCTTTAGCTTTCTATCGAGAAGAGGATGTTATAGGAAGAGCTTCAGGACTTTACATGGATGCTAATGAAGCTAGCTGTGCCATAATTTTGGGGATGATTTTTACTATTGATTTTATCAAACCCAAATATCGCTTATTCTATGCTTTATTCGTGGTTTTGGGAATTGCTGTGGCTTTTTCTCGTAGTGGTATGATTGGTTGGCTAATAGTTGTATTATCATTTGTAGCAACTAAAGTGATTCCTCGATATCAACTACCTATTTTTGTTCTGTCGCTCTTGGTCTCTATTACCATTTTGTCAAGTCAATTAAACAATTTGATCTATATGAAAAATGCTGATGGTATAGATCTATTTAGTCCGGGAACTATCGCCAGAATTGAATTTTTAACTAATCCTCTAGGGCAAGAAGACGATTCTAGTGGGAGCCGTATATCTCATGTAGATGAAGCTTGGCAAAAATTCGCTAGAAAACCTTTTGTTGGGAATGGCTTAGGTTCTGGAGGAAGTGAAACTAAAGTTGCTAACTTTAACCAAGATACAGGACAAAGAAGTCACAATATATATTTAGATCTGATGGTGGAATTTGGATTTTCAGGGGCTTTAATTTATCCTTTGTTACTTATAGCCTCTGTATGGAAAGCACGTGGGGAACTGACAAAATACACATTCCCTTTTATAATGTTCCTGCTCATGTGGGGATTTTTCAGTCATACAACCTTGAATTCACCGTTTTTATTGATATCTTACGCCATAATGGCAAACTTTACCCATCAAAGCCGTTTAAGAAATCTTTAATTTTATTTACTCATCAAAAAAATTCTAGGATGGAAAAATTGACTAGACTAATAATTTGGACTGTTTAAATCTAGTAAATCTGTTATCGCTTGAAAATTATCCCTACAGATTTAAGACTTTTCAAATAATATAAATAACTTCTTATGAATCATTAGCACTTTATTTCTATTAAAAAACTTTTTGTCAACCTGCTCACCAAAAAAAATCATTGTTTAAATCATTGACTAGAAACATTTTTTTAATGTTTATAACTCTAGTAACTATAATGTTTACCTATCATGTAGCTAAAGGTACTAACGTTGCTAGTCCTTTTAGAGTATGGGCAGCACCAGCCTTAGAGAGTATTAGTAGAGAAGCTAATAATCAATGGCTTAACAACTTTCCTGTGAACCAAAACAGCAATGCCAATAGCTTTCAAGGAGAAGGGATTCAATTATTGGCAGCTCGAGGTGAATATGAATCCTTTCAGATAGTAATTCAAGCACCAAAAAATAAGCAACTTAGCAATATCGATGTTGTTGTTTCTGATTTGCATAATGCTGACCAAGGAGTGATCGAACGCGAAAACATTACCTTATATCGGGAACACTATGTATACGTCGATAGACCTAGCCGTAAAAATTCAATTTTAGGAAAGGGTTGGTATCCAGATGCTTTGATTCCCTTTATCGATCCTGCTACAAGTCAAGATCTTGAAGGAGCGACCTTTGATGCCGTCCCCTTCGAGCTGGCAAAGAGTGAAAACCAATCTATCTGGGCAGATATATATGTACCGAGAAACACACCTCCAGGAAAATATCAGGGTTCATATACCGTTACGAGCGACCAGGGCAAAAACGCGGGTACAATCAACCTCACGATCTGGGATTTTGAGTTACCCTTGAAGCCAACAATGCATTCTTCCTTTCCTGCTTGGCAAGAGCGTGGAGAAAATTTGGCAGAGGAATTACTCAAGCATAAAGTCATGCCAGTAACACGCGTTAAACCTCACCAACAAGAAGAATTGATTAACAAATGGGGCTTAAACACTATTCGCCTACCTTTCTGGAGTGGGGCCGATTATCATACTTGCAAGTTGCGTCCTGCGCCTTCTATTGAAGAAATCCAACAAGCATCTGCTCTATATGATGAAAGCCTTTTAAAATTTATCAAGTCCTCGGACGAGGTTGATAAATGTCCTAACATCGAACAGGCTATCAAGCAGTGGGGTAAGAATATTCATCAGGCTGGTGGAATAAAGCATCTAGTAACAATGTCTCCTAGGCCAGAACTATATGATGATATAGATATTTGGGTGGTAAACGCCCAAAGGTATCAGAATTCTCAAGCTGAAATTGCTGAAGTCATGGACCAAGGAAATGAAGTCTGGTTCTATCCATCATATCAGACTGATTCTGCTCCCCAATGGAAAATTGATATGCCGCCAATTAATTTCCGTATTGCCCAAGGATTTATTGCTCCAAGTCTGGGTTTAACAGGGGTTTCGTATGCTCGTATTGACGGCTGGGCTGATGATGCCACTCAACTGCCTTTGTGGTCTGATGATCCCTGGCGTAAACCTTCAGTTTATCAGCTAGGGAAAAAGCAAAATTTCTTCTCTGGGGAAGGGATGTTAATATATCCTGGTGCAGAAGTTGGTGTTGAGGGAATTGTTCCCTCGCTGCGCTTAAAACGGATTAGAGATGGCATCGAAGATTACGAATATATATCCATACTTAAACGCTTAGGGGATGAAGATTGGGCATTAAAAACGAGTCGTAGAGTTGCTCGGGATTGGTACAATTGGACAAAAGATCCCCAGGTATTGGAAAAAGTTAGAGTCAAGTTGGGAAATCGGATTCAGCAATTAATGCAGAATAAACAAGTATCAACCTTTTGACTCGTAACTTATAGAAACGCTTTGCGTGAATTAGCTTCGTTGAGATTTAATGCATTTTAGCTTTTAGCTACTACATAAAGAGAAAGTCAGTTTGAAAGCAATTTTTAATTCACAGTAGACGTAAATAATAAATTAAGTAGTTATTTTTAGTAATTAAGTTGATGAAATTAGATCCAAATCAAACAAACGCTCAAAGTAAGAAGATCAAAGTCTTATTTTTGATTACTGCTTTAAGAACTGGCGGAGCAGAAATGATGCTTTACAAATTATTATCTAAAATTGATCGGAGCAAGTTTTCCCCAACAGTAATTTCGATGATTGAAGGAGGTGTATTTGTCGACCGTATACAAGCTTTAAATATTCCCATATACTTTCTGGGTATGCAGCAAGGAATACCTAATCCTCAGGCATTGGTCAGGTTAAATAAACTATTAAATAAAATTCAACCAGATTTGATTCAAGGTTGGATGTATCACGCTAATTTGATCGCTCATTTGGCTAATGTCTTATCCAGAAGCAAAGTCCCTGTTTTTTGGAGTATCCATCACTCAGTTGATTCTTTATGGGCAGAAAAAATAACTGTGGCAACGACAATCAAGCTGACTGCGATACTTTCTCATCAGATTGACCAAGTGATTTTTTCTGCTGAAAAAAGCCAAAGACAGCATCTTAAGTTGGGGTATCGCTCTAATAACGCGATGACAATTAGCGATAACTTTGATATTTCCAAGTACAAACCTGCTTCGGAACCTCAAGAGAATTTACGTCATTCTTTAAATTTACCAGAAAGCTCTATTTTGATAGGTTCTATCGCTCGATATCATCCAATGAAAGACCATGCCTGTTTAATTGAAGCAGCAGCAAAAATTGTTGATGATTATCCTGAAGTACATTTTATTTTAGTAGGGCCAAACGTAGATGATAAAAATACTGTTTTGACAGAGCAGATTCAAAAATTAGGTATTGTAGATCGAATTCATTTATTAGGAGAACGTCAGGATATTCCTACTCTAATGACTTCACTAGATATTTTCACCTCTAGTTCGGCCTATGGCGAATCTTTTCCCAATGTGCTTGGAGAAGCAATGTCTTGTCAAATTCCTTGCGTTACTACCGACATAGGTGATTCTCAAACTATTGTTGGTGATACTGGTGTGGTAATTCCACCCAAAGACCCCGAAGCATTAGCTGAAGCTTGGCGGAAACTAATTTTTATGGGTATAGATGAGCGACAAAATTTGGGGAAAAAAGCCAGAAAACGTGTTGAAATACATTTCGATTTGGATGGGGCAAATTCTTTTGTCAAAAAATATGAAAGTATCTATAAATCTGCGCTTTATCTTTAATATTCTGCTTTAGCTTCTAGTTGATTAAATTACCAAAAAATATTCTGACTTAAAAAAATATAAAAATAATGCCTAAAACCCAATTAGATTTTGTAGCTGTAGGACCATTTAAGACAGGAACTTCTTGGATCTATAATTATCTACTTAACTATCAACAAATAGCTTTACCAACCAAAGTAAAAGAAACCTTTTTTTTTGATAAAAAGTTTAGTCGAGGTATAGATTGGTATTATGCACACTTTAGTCGACTTGAGTCCAATCAAAAGATTGCTGAAATAGCGCCTAGTTATTTCCATTCTATTGAAGCTTCTGAAAGAATATATAAGCTAAATCCTAAATGTAAAATAATTGTCACATTACGAGAGCCTGTTTCGCGCTTAGTTTCTTTTTATCTTCACATGAAACAAAGGGGAGAAATTAAGCCTGATGTATCTTTTTCTGAAGCAATATCCCAGAAAAAAATTTTACAAGATACTTCTCTCTACTATTTTCATCTATCTAGATGGATAAAAACTTTTGGTGCGGATAATGTTCAGGTTATTTTCTTTGAAAGACTTAAAAAATCTCCCGAAGATTTTGCGCAAGATCTATGTAATAAACTTGATATTAGGTTAGAAAATCGATCTAAAAACCTGTCAAAAAAAGTCAATCCTAGCCAAACTCCCGTTAATCATGAACTTGCTAAGGTGATCTATTCAAGTGTTAGGTTGTTACATAATCTTGGATTACATAAGATTGTTGACTATGGTAAGAATCTGGGAGTCAAGCAGTTACTTTTTAGTAAGAAAGAAGAAAAACTCCAACTCAGTAAAGACGAATTCATTTCTATTTTTAACTTGTTTAAACGAGACATTCTCATGCTTGAAACTGTTTTTAAATTTGATTTGTCTGATTGGAAAGAAATCTGGAGAGAACAAGGAATTACAATTAATTGATTCTATTTCTTGACGACATAACCAGATGATTTTTTAGAAGTAGA
This genomic window contains:
- a CDS encoding DUF4091 domain-containing protein is translated as MFTYHVAKGTNVASPFRVWAAPALESISREANNQWLNNFPVNQNSNANSFQGEGIQLLAARGEYESFQIVIQAPKNKQLSNIDVVVSDLHNADQGVIERENITLYREHYVYVDRPSRKNSILGKGWYPDALIPFIDPATSQDLEGATFDAVPFELAKSENQSIWADIYVPRNTPPGKYQGSYTVTSDQGKNAGTINLTIWDFELPLKPTMHSSFPAWQERGENLAEELLKHKVMPVTRVKPHQQEELINKWGLNTIRLPFWSGADYHTCKLRPAPSIEEIQQASALYDESLLKFIKSSDEVDKCPNIEQAIKQWGKNIHQAGGIKHLVTMSPRPELYDDIDIWVVNAQRYQNSQAEIAEVMDQGNEVWFYPSYQTDSAPQWKIDMPPINFRIAQGFIAPSLGLTGVSYARIDGWADDATQLPLWSDDPWRKPSVYQLGKKQNFFSGEGMLIYPGAEVGVEGIVPSLRLKRIRDGIEDYEYISILKRLGDEDWALKTSRRVARDWYNWTKDPQVLEKVRVKLGNRIQQLMQNKQVSTF
- a CDS encoding sulfotransferase domain-containing protein, which translates into the protein MVKPNFFIVGAPKCGTTALSEYLREHPNIYMCDPKEPHFFNYDFEQYRVVKTLEEYLSLFEASTSEHFAIGEASALYLYSSVALEKIQQFDPQAKIIVMLRNPVDLAYSYHSQLLYASDENEQDFEQAWRLQSIRRKGKKIPKHCRNSAILQYAAVARLGEQIERLLGIFPRKQVEIIFFDDFTNSTKQVYEKVLKFLEVPGDNRTDFRRINQNKSHKLRVIGNFSERPPEFLNDHVMRAKKILGLERLYILDAVRYFNNKVTTRQPLSASFRAELVAEFESDIKKLSQLLDKDLSHWLLEKSPKLKK
- a CDS encoding glycosyltransferase — its product is MKLDPNQTNAQSKKIKVLFLITALRTGGAEMMLYKLLSKIDRSKFSPTVISMIEGGVFVDRIQALNIPIYFLGMQQGIPNPQALVRLNKLLNKIQPDLIQGWMYHANLIAHLANVLSRSKVPVFWSIHHSVDSLWAEKITVATTIKLTAILSHQIDQVIFSAEKSQRQHLKLGYRSNNAMTISDNFDISKYKPASEPQENLRHSLNLPESSILIGSIARYHPMKDHACLIEAAAKIVDDYPEVHFILVGPNVDDKNTVLTEQIQKLGIVDRIHLLGERQDIPTLMTSLDIFTSSSAYGESFPNVLGEAMSCQIPCVTTDIGDSQTIVGDTGVVIPPKDPEALAEAWRKLIFMGIDERQNLGKKARKRVEIHFDLDGANSFVKKYESIYKSALYL
- a CDS encoding sulfotransferase; this encodes MKLPNLIVAGLPKAGSSSLFHWLAAHPEVYGAPSKETFYFIDRDSPLLRLEANYNFHGLDLYESFFSNCPDDAKIVLEATPHYIYQKTALDFFASCNPQPHVVFLLRKPSKRIFSAFSFMQNNLARLDSNLTFEQITDLLLDQTGNLVQKLDYPQDSIFYEWLNDQLPHNRYYDFLTCWSERFSNDKIHIILFEEMIANPQATLIKLAESLGIDANFYKEFYFEQRTKTIVIKNRFAHEMLLKLAPYIATSKIRGLLKSLYIQLNSSAPKPATSESLTRLDNYFQPYNQKLAEEFNLNLESWK
- a CDS encoding sulfotransferase, whose product is MPKTQLDFVAVGPFKTGTSWIYNYLLNYQQIALPTKVKETFFFDKKFSRGIDWYYAHFSRLESNQKIAEIAPSYFHSIEASERIYKLNPKCKIIVTLREPVSRLVSFYLHMKQRGEIKPDVSFSEAISQKKILQDTSLYYFHLSRWIKTFGADNVQVIFFERLKKSPEDFAQDLCNKLDIRLENRSKNLSKKVNPSQTPVNHELAKVIYSSVRLLHNLGLHKIVDYGKNLGVKQLLFSKKEEKLQLSKDEFISIFNLFKRDILMLETVFKFDLSDWKEIWREQGITIN
- a CDS encoding O-antigen ligase is translated as MIAVLVFFTKLSIYLQYIGIGIPLLWLIGFLFISIPVLITIPNRLKYIPISIVVWCAAYLAIPLISILIFPHITNLQFMEDRIRSIVVLLLMSVIFSQHLLVLRWTKLTILLVTLSNVCMFIYEFFNPLAFYREEDVIGRASGLYMDANEASCAIILGMIFTIDFIKPKYRLFYALFVVLGIAVAFSRSGMIGWLIVVLSFVATKVIPRYQLPIFVLSLLVSITILSSQLNNLIYMKNADGIDLFSPGTIARIEFLTNPLGQEDDSSGSRISHVDEAWQKFARKPFVGNGLGSGGSETKVANFNQDTGQRSHNIYLDLMVEFGFSGALIYPLLLIASVWKARGELTKYTFPFIMFLLMWGFFSHTTLNSPFLLISYAIMANFTHQSRLRNL